The genomic DNA CCCTCCCTGCGTCTCCCCCTCCCTGCGTCTCCCCCTCCCTGCGTCTCCCCCTCCCTGCGTCTCCCCCTCCCTGCGTCTCCCCCTCCCTGCGTCTCCCCCTCCCTGCGTCTCCCCCTCCCTGCGTCTCTGCGTCTCCCTCCCCCTCCCTTACAAGAAAGGAAAGCATTATGTCAAACAGAATCCGCATCGGCGTCATCGGCGGCAGCGGCGTCTACAATCTGCCGGGGCTGACGGAAGTCGAAGAAGTCAGGTTGGAGACGCCGTTCGGCGCGCCCAGCGACGCCTACATCCTGGGCACGATCGACGGCCAGCGGGTGGCTTTTCTGGCCCGGCATGGCCGCGGGCACTTGATCAACCCCACCCATCTGAACAGCCGCGCCAATATCTGGGGCTTCAAGCAGCTGGGGGTGGAGTATCTGATCGCGATGAATGCCTGCGGCTCGCTCCAGGAGCAGTACGAACCCGGCCACATCGTCATCCCCGACCAGCTTTTCGACCGCACGCGGCTGCGCCCGCTGACTTTTTTCGATGACCCCGGCCTGGTGGTGCACCTGTCGGTGGCCGAGCCGCTTTGCCCCGACCTTTCGGACATCCTCTACCGGGCGGTGCAGGCCACGGGGAAGACGGTGCACAAGGGCGGGGATTTCGTCATCATCGAAGGCCCGCGCTTCAGCACCAAGGCCGAGAGCCGGGTGTTCCGGCAGCTCGGCTTCGCCATCATCGGCATGACGGCCATCCCCGAGGCTTTCCTGGCCCGCGAGGCCGGCACGTCCTACGGCATCATCGCCCACGTCACCGATTACGACGTATGGCACGAGACCGAGGAGCCGGTGACGGTGGAGATGGTGATCCAGACGCTGCTGGGCAACGCCGCCGCCGCCCAGCAGGCGACGCTAAACGCCATTGCCATGCTACGCGACGCCCCGCCCTCGCGCTATGCCGACGTCCTCCAGGATGCCATCATCACCAACCGGGCGCTGATCCCGGAGGGGTTGAGGGAGAAGTATGGGATGT from Caldilineales bacterium includes the following:
- the mtnP gene encoding S-methyl-5'-thioadenosine phosphorylase, encoding MSNRIRIGVIGGSGVYNLPGLTEVEEVRLETPFGAPSDAYILGTIDGQRVAFLARHGRGHLINPTHLNSRANIWGFKQLGVEYLIAMNACGSLQEQYEPGHIVIPDQLFDRTRLRPLTFFDDPGLVVHLSVAEPLCPDLSDILYRAVQATGKTVHKGGDFVIIEGPRFSTKAESRVFRQLGFAIIGMTAIPEAFLAREAGTSYGIIAHVTDYDVWHETEEPVTVEMVIQTLLGNAAAAQQATLNAIAMLRDAPPSRYADVLQDAIITNRALIPEGLREKYGMLMGRFV